GGATGGGGCCCTTTGAACAAGTTCGGATATAACCAGGCCACCGGGGAAACTGAGGAAGACATCGCAAGCGCTGGCGGGTCGCTCGCCTGGCAAGCCGCGGCCGCCGCTCACGACATCAAGTCATCCGACGCGGCAGACACGAACGATTCCGGGACCGGGGCCCGCACGGTTCAGGTCTGGGGACTCGACGCGAATTACGACGAGCAAACGGAGATTGTGGAACTGGACGGAACCACGGATGTGGCCACGGCCAGCACATACATCCGGCTGTTCCGAATGAAAGTCCTCACGGCCGGATCCGGCGCCACTGCGGCTGGGACCATCACGGCGGACGTGAGTGCAACGGTTCACGCCACGATAACGATCGGGGACAACCAGACCAACCAGGTGGGGTGGACCGTCCCCAACGGGAAGACGGCCTACATCACGCGGCTGCATCTGTATTCCGGGGTTGCGCTCGCGCAGTGCACGTTCCGCCTGTTGGCGCGTCCCCTGGGCGGGGTGTGGGCTTCCAAGTTCAGCGCGAAGGTGACAGCGGGGTCATCGAGTCCCGACCTGGCCGGTCTCTGGCAGTTCCCGGAGAAGACGGACCTTCGGATCGCGGGGACATCCGCGTCGGGCAACATCGCAACGTCGGCCGCTATGCTCGGGGTGTTCGGTCCTGAGTGAGCGCCCGCAACGCGTCCCTGATGCTCCCTGTGACGTTGAGCACGTCTAGCGGGGTATGAGGGCGGACGGAGGATAGCACGCGCGCCACGGCGTCAGGGAACGCATTGCACGCGCCCTGTGCGTAGAGGGCGGCCGCAGCGCGCACGAGTTCCCGAGCCTGCGGGGGCCGGTAGCCCGCACTTAGGGCGTCCCTGGCGGCGTTCATCACTTCGCGGCGCGGGACCGGAAGATCCCGCGCCAATGCTCTCCACTCCGGGGACCAGACATCCGCCACGGTGATGCCCTTCATATTGGCTCCCCTGCGGCCTCGCGCCGCTCACGCTCTGTGTAGCAGAGGTGGCAGGCGCAACCGCCACAATACCCGTCAGGAGTCCCCGGATCGCCCCCGGCGTAGGGATCCACCACGGCATCTCGGACGGGCGTGTCGTCATTCAGGCCCAACAGATCAAACGCCACGAGCGCGGGCGCGTCGTCGTAAAGCGTTCCATCCAGCGGCTCGAGCCCGAACATCTGCTCACAACCGGCAACGGTGAACCGGAACGCCCGTCCAACACGGAATCGGATGGGGTCTTCATCCGCCAGGGAGATCCCGCAGTCCTGTGTGCGGAACAGGGCAACAGTATCCCCCTCCTGGATGTCCCGATCGTCGCGACGGATCTCGAACCGCTTCGTCCCATCCTTCGCGGCGTCCCAGTATAAGCCCCATGTCTTGAGCTCGTGGGTTTTCGCCTCTCGGAGGGGTTGGAGAGCATGGAGCAGGCTGTGTAGCGTCGTGGCCTGGTTCTCGGTGTTGTTGCTCACGTGGGCACGCGCGGCCCGTTCGATGGCGCGCAGGCGCTTGCCCTCGCGTTCGGTCGTGTTCATGTTGTCCCCTTCGTGGGCTTGGGCGTGACGAGAGCCTTGAGGCGGCCCCGTAGGAGTGTCATCTCGTCCGCCTGGTCAACCAGAGCGTCGCGATCGGCGCCCTCGCCCAAGCTGACGTATGCCTTTTTGCGCGTTCCGTCCTCCGTGGTCATCAGAGCGGCGATCAGGACCGTGACATCGCGCGTGGTGAGAATGGGTCGATGGCGTTTCACGTGGCGTCTCCTTCGTCGGTGAATAGGAGTGTCTGGCGCGAGTCAGATCGCGCCGACGTTACCGGGCTCTCCAGGGCTCGATACGATACGGGGTTGTGGATGCGTTGGGCCGCCCTTCCAGTCGAGTAGGTCCAGCGATCCAGAATCAGACCAACATACTCGGGGTTCTGTTCGATCGTGATGCAGACGCGCCCCAGTTCCTCACATGCCATGAGCGTCGTCCCCGACCCGCCGAACGGGTCCACGACGACATCGCCCTCGTCGGAGGATGCGTCGATCAGTGTGCGGATGAGCGCGATCGGCTTCTGTGTGGGATGGTTCACGGACTCGGCGGTTCCCGCTCCGGCCGCGAGCGCGGGCACGACGATCACATCCCGTGGCTGGGCTCCGTCTGGATGGCGCCGGAACGGGACGCCTGGGAAGCGCCCAGACCCGGACCCGGTATGCCCCGACTTCGTTCCGGGGAAGTAGGGGACGCGGGCCCGGTCGCGGTAGAATGGCGCATCCCCGCGCCGGACATAGATGATCGCGTCGTGTGAACGTCCCCACGTGCCGACATTCGGGGTATTCCGGTTCGTGTAGTGCCAGATGAGCCAGCGTTTCGGCGGGGAGACGCGGACGAAGGGCTCCGCCAACGTCTCCGCCTGGCCGAACACATACGCTGAGTGGTCAGGGGACATGCACTCGCCGAGAATGTTCCACCACGCAAGCCACCATTCCGTGTATTCCGGGATGCGGTCCCATTCCGCGATGCCGATGTTGTAGGGCGGATCGGCCACCATGAGACGCGGCGCGATGGGGATGCCATCGACGGATACGAACGCCTCCTCTAGGAGGGCGGGATACGTGCAGTCTCCGCACAGAACGCGATGGGGCCCCAGGTGCCACACATCCCCGATCTGAATCTCAGGCATCATTCGCGGCCGCGTCGTCTGGATGTTGCCCGTAGGATGCGACCCACGCATCCCCGCATGGTATACAGACCGCCGTCGGTGGGGCATGGGCCCATTCAAGGCAGACACGCAACTGCTCGCGGGTGAAGACACCGGCACATAAGGCGCATTCGATTCCGTCAACGGCCCCCTCTTCCTCGAATCCCTCCGTGTCTGCGAATGTGAGGCCCGTGGAGAGAACCCCGCGCGCCCATGCCATGCTGAGGGCATTGACCTGTGTCTCCATCTCATCGCCGTAGTGCTGCTGTATTCCGGCCATCACGAACGCGCCCTCCGTGGCGGCCTCGTCCGAAGTAACCGGCCAGGGGAGTTGGTCGAGACGCCACTCGCGGCCCTCGTTCTCTACGAAGGCCACGAGAGCGACATCCAGTGTGGGGACGCACGCGATCATGCGGGCGCCTCTTCGCCGGGCTCGGTGTGTATCTCAACGCTCACATCTGCGCCAGCCACCTTGTCATTGATGGCATCCGCCATCTCGCCCGCGACCCGTCGGTTCCGCTCGCCCTGGGTCTCTCCGGGCCGTGGGGTCGTGTCGACTTCGGCGTCCGCTTCCTTCTTGAACAACTCATCGTGGGACTGTGCCGCTGCCATGGCCTCGGCCTGTTTCTCCTGCCGTCTCTCTTCCTTGTCCTTCGCGGCCTGGCGCTCACGTTCCTCCCGTTCGTCGATCTCGCGGAGCGTTTCCTTGTCCTGGAGCCCGAGCGAGTCCAGATACGCCCGGAGACAGAACACGGCCGCGTCGAGCCAATGCCGCGCCATGTTCCGCTTCCCCACGGCCATGCTCACCGGGGAGTCCCCGCTCAGGTTCATCGTCACCTGGCGGGCCGAGTTCGTGTGCTTCGCCTGATGTTCCAGGAGCGCTATCCGCTGTTTCACGGTCTGCGCGGCGCCGAGAGGGCCATCGGATCCACTCGGCCACGTGTAGGTGTCGCGGCGCTCGATCAGGTGCGACACGATCTCATCGCCCAAGTATTCGGCCATGGTCTCGTAGTCCGGGGCCCCGGACAGGCCCGGATGCACTTCGGGGTTGAGCGAGACGGCCCCATCCCTGTCCAGTGTGTCGACGGGGAGTATTGGCTTGCGCTTTCTCATGCTGGTCTTCCGTTGGAAGAGGGGCGCGGGCTGTTGTGAGACCCGCGCCCCGAGGACTTCGCGAACATGGCCGACGGCCCATGGTGGGACCATCAGCGTGTGGCGGTTCAGGGACTCGAACCCTGCACATGCCTACCTGGAGCCGCCACAATGCGGGGACGGATCCCCGCGCCGATCACCCGCGCTCGTTCACGATTCGCCGGGCCTCATCGAACAGGTAGGTCCAGTCCTCCCGTTCGGCTGTCCCCACTATGATCTGCGCCACGGTCTGGGCCTGAACCGCACGGGTCAGGCGTTCGATCGCCCCGACCAGTTCCTCACGGGCGGCGGCGATCTCGGTCGTGATACGCCCCGAATTGCGGGCTATCTCGCGGAGATCCCCTGCCATGTCTGTCAGCAGTCCCTCAAGCGGCATAGGTCCGCCCTTCTGGTGTGAGTGTGTAACTGCGAACGCCCGTTGGTCCGTAGAACATCTCGGCGCCGGGATACCACGGCGCGTGCGGCGAGTCGGGATCGAGGTAGGCAACATAGCGGGGCGACTCGTCGACCAAGATACCAGTGGCCCAGACGGTCGCCAGACTATTCGCGGCCTCTTCGTTCTCCTCGGCCGCTGACTTCGCGGTCAGGACGGCGAAGGGATTGAGGCCGCGATCGGAGAGCAGTCCGCCGGGATACTCCACCCGTAGGCGAGGAATCGCGGCCACCATCGCGGCGCGCCGCTGTCTCCACATTGGCCCGTCATCGGGAACATCTACCTCCACCCAGTCTACGCCAATCTCGGGCGGCTCCAACTCACCACCCCACGACTCGTATTCCTCAGTGTAGACGTGGAACTTGGTCGATCCCATGTGCCTGTCTCCCGTCTTACTGCGCGGCGATCTTCTCGTCCCGCGCGTTCATCGCGTTGCGGAGATGGGGTTCGCGTTCGAGAACCCACTCCCGCATCTGGACGTGCATCTCGGTGTATGGCTTCGCCTGCTCGGCTCGGGTCGCGATCTTCCCCAGGAACCGCGCCTCACGTATCAGGGCCTCACGGATGCGGAGGTAG
This window of the bacterium genome carries:
- a CDS encoding site-specific DNA-methyltransferase, translating into MRGSHPTGNIQTTRPRMMPEIQIGDVWHLGPHRVLCGDCTYPALLEEAFVSVDGIPIAPRLMVADPPYNIGIAEWDRIPEYTEWWLAWWNILGECMSPDHSAYVFGQAETLAEPFVRVSPPKRWLIWHYTNRNTPNVGTWGRSHDAIIYVRRGDAPFYRDRARVPYFPGTKSGHTGSGSGRFPGVPFRRHPDGAQPRDVIVVPALAAGAGTAESVNHPTQKPIALIRTLIDASSDEGDVVVDPFGGSGTTLMACEELGRVCITIEQNPEYVGLILDRWTYSTGRAAQRIHNPVSYRALESPVTSARSDSRQTLLFTDEGDAT
- a CDS encoding DUF3850 domain-containing protein, with translation MNTTEREGKRLRAIERAARAHVSNNTENQATTLHSLLHALQPLREAKTHELKTWGLYWDAAKDGTKRFEIRRDDRDIQEGDTVALFRTQDCGISLADEDPIRFRVGRAFRFTVAGCEQMFGLEPLDGTLYDDAPALVAFDLLGLNDDTPVRDAVVDPYAGGDPGTPDGYCGGCACHLCYTERERREAAGEPI